GTACAGGCAACATCTCGTTGCAACGATAAATCAGGAAAGGTGAACAGAAATGCTAAATAATCAAACACGAGAGTTGTCCAAACCACAGGGGTGCGCACCACTGTCGCGATTGATAATCCAACCATTCGTGACGCCGTGGGATCGCCCGGCGATCGTCCGCTGGTCCCGGATTGGATTCGTGACGTGACGTACCAGGAGATAGGGTACCGAGGGGTTTCCGAGTACGATCACGTGGAGGGCCCCCCATGGATTTCCACCGGTGATTCCGACGACAACACGAACATGTCGTTCCTTGGCGTCTGCAACGATCCATCGATGCCGGGCGTTTCCACCAAGATCGTTACAGACCCTGCCTTCGCCACATTTTACGACGAGACCCCGCAAATCCTTTTTTGGACGTCGGTTCCCGGAGTTGGGTTCCACGCCAATGACGCACCCCAATTCGAATCGCACGGTCGCGCCCTCGAGGAAACGGCAACGATTCTTGATGTGTCTCCCCCGAGGGGGTTAAGGCCTGAGCAACCCGCTCCGTTGCAGGACTCCGACACGAGACGCCCTACTGGCGGACCAATAGTGCTCGGGGATTCCGTGATTCAAACACGACTCGGGCAAAGCGTGATTCCCGCGTCTAGAATTGGGGAAACTCCGACTGTATCTGTCCAAGCCATTGCGGCGTCCATCCTGGTTCCGCTTATCCTGGCCCTCTACCGTCGTCTTCACGAGCGCAAGGTCCTTGACAATCCGATTCGTCAGCAGATGCTTGCGCTCATAAAGAAGAGTCCTGGCATCTCCGTTTCCGATACGGCTCGCCTGTTGGGCATCGATTTCAAGACCGCTCTTCATCACTCTCGCGTCCTTGCGGATTATCGTCACATTGAGTTGGCGAGGAAGGGTCGTTTCCTTCGCTTGTTCGAGAACCACAACTCCTTCGGTGTCAACGAGAAGGGCTACATCCTCGCGTTCGACTCGGACGTCCGCCGCAAGATTGCCAAGCTCGTCCTCCTCGAGCCCGGGATAACGCAGGCCGAGATGAGGGGCCGCCTTGAGTTCGCGAAGAGTACCGTGAACTTCCATGTCTCTCGCCTCGCATCGAGCGGGATTGTCCAGGCGCATCCCGAACGGCCGACGGGCTACGTGGTCGCGTCCGAGATCCGTAACAAGGTCATCGACGCGCTTGTAACGGCCGCCGAGGCGCCCCGCGTCCCAGCCAACGGGGGTTCGATGGGTCTCTCCTGAAGCCGGTCGACGTCTTTCGTTTCCCCAGACGGCAGGTTCTTTTGACCTCCCGTTCTTCGGGGCGCGTTGCTACGGAACTCCTTCATTTTCCTCCCGGGCGTCGGGGCGAAGACCGAGCGGCGACTCTGGGGCTCAGGTATCTCCGATTGGGCGAAGTACCTCTCGAAGATGCCGGCGATGCGCCTTCCCGCGTGGCAGGAGGAGACGCATCGGGAACTCCTGGAGACCGCCTCGGCGCAACTAGTCGCAGGAAACCCGAGGCTATTCGCCCTTTGGCTCCCGAACGGCGAACACTGGCGGGCTCTCAAGGAATTCGGACAAGATGCAGCGTTCCTTGACATCGAGACCACGGGGATGGGGAAGGACGCGGATATCACCGTGATCGGCATCCACTCGCGCAGGGGCACGACGCAGTTCGTCCGCGGCAGGGACC
This is a stretch of genomic DNA from Euryarchaeota archaeon. It encodes these proteins:
- a CDS encoding winged helix-turn-helix transcriptional regulator — encoded protein: MLALIKKSPGISVSDTARLLGIDFKTALHHSRVLADYRHIELARKGRFLRLFENHNSFGVNEKGYILAFDSDVRRKIAKLVLLEPGITQAEMRGRLEFAKSTVNFHVSRLASSGIVQAHPERPTGYVVASEIRNKVIDALVTAAEAPRVPANGGSMGLS